The following DNA comes from Camelina sativa cultivar DH55 chromosome 14, Cs, whole genome shotgun sequence.
TATACTAGGAACCTACTTGTATTTAACTAATCCCATCACATATCTGGTAAATGAACACTACGAAGATTTATGAATTTTACTTTGGACAATAGATAATTGGTTACTCAATTTCCCCGCCTTCTTCGTGTGTTGAGTTATAAGATGGAAGCTTGTAACTCAAGATTGATATTTAACTTTTCGTTTTGTTTGGTAAAAGATTCTTTTTAGGGAGCTCGGCGGGCCAACAAGCAAATGACACAatttctctactctactcttttttttttttttgaacgaacACAATTTCTCTACTCAAGAACCAATATGCTTAAGTTTACTCAAGAAAAATAACTTTGACTTGCTATCCAAGCCAGGGGAACTCTCTTGTAATCTTTGAGCTCATCTTGATCAGTTAAGAAATCTCTTTTCTTCGATCTCTggtctttaaattattttcttaaataagtTGTATGAGTTTGCTCGCACActagatattatatttaaaatattattctctctgtttcatgtTAAGTATCATTTTaaactgaaaattttgtttcaaaataagtgtcattttgtattttcaatgtaGATGTTTggaaaatttttcaattttatcccTACTAATTTAGTatattgaccaataaaaaaattgtataatatattaataagaggtaaactaaaaaatttaatgattttcttaatatgcgtgaGAAATcataaaatgacacttaatatgaaacagaggaagtatgtTGTTGTAAAAAAGTTTCGTTCTTTCTAGCTTTCTCGTAAATTAAAGTTGACGAAATAGATGTAATAATATAGAATTTGTAAAGTCACATTATTTAgcaaaaataagaatatatggttgacaaaaaaaaagaaggctaTTAATAACTACCAACCactaaaataagaataaaacaattttttataataatgaaTCTTAATTTACTTTTGCCTTGTTaaattatactccctctgttcttAACTGATCCCATTTTTAGTGTTTTCACACACAATAAAACTTGATTatgtatgtctttttttttgtaatttcaattttctataattttaaaccaatagttatttttttttgaaatttacaattcaACATtaataactattaaaaatacattgttaattaaaaaaaatatctttttgaaACAAACTTTTTCTTAGAAATAGGATTAATAAGGAATGGAGGGAGTATAAGTCTGCTAATTTTTAACATTTGGAAGTGTTATCAATGGTTTCAATTATTGAGTTTGAACttgaaaaataaacatataaatgcACAAAACAGACGACAACCTTAgccataaagaaaaagaaggagatatgcacattttgttttacatataaGTAAAAATACAATGTGAAATACTGAAATAGGGCATAATTTAGCTCTTGTTTTATTACATTAGATTTGCAAACTCAAAGACAATATGTGATTTATAAAGAAGGTCGGAAACAAGTACAGTAAAAGTAAAACATTAAAAGATACAATGGAGGATAAGCCTTTTACAGTTGTTTTTCTCGAACCTTGGTCGTATGCAAATCCCCTAGTACCACATCTTTTAATCTAAGCTATTGGCTATTTGGATGGTTGATTATAGATCCTAGATATGTAAATGAATGGAAGGTTATCGGCATTATGATCTCCTCCCTACGGAGTGGAGATTACCGAAACCTCTTCATCCTTGTTCCCACATGTGTCCTTCAAATATCGAACCTGCTCAAGTGCTTATCAGCAACACCAAGGAAAGTTCTCATGGTAAGAGGCTGGCAATTCCCGGCATTATGATCCCGTCTCCTTGGAGCGGTGATTACCGGAGATTCTCCAACTCTCGAGGCTTGCTCCTATCCTCTGTCCCATTATCCTTATTGTGCTTTGTCCCGGCAAACCATGAGGTATATGACAGCTTATCAACGTCACATGAATCAGGTCTGATCGTGACTATTTCAAATCTCCCCGAATTGCTCGCGGAAGTGTCTATGACACACCATGAGATCGCTTGTGGCTTGTTGCTCGTTTGCTTCAGTCTCCGACCCTCTATGGCCTATCAAACCTTTACCATTGTATGCCCTTTAAAGTTTATTGTAACCCTTTCAATGCTTATTGTAACCTTTGCTATGTTTGAAGCTCTTGTTAACTCTGCCTTTGAGGCTTTATTAGAATGAAAAAGCAAggcttgtttgacaaaaaaaagatttgcaaACTCAAAGACAATATGTGATTTATAAAGAAGGTCGGAAACAAGTACAGTAAAAGTAAAACATTAAAAGATACAATGGATGATAAGCCTTTTACAGTTTTTAAGTGAACCGTATACGTTCTGATAACCTTTTGCAGTTTCGAATGACGAAGGAATCATATTGGAGAGAAATAAACACCGATAGCATCGAAAGCACCACCATCTCTCCCATGAAATCCGACAATAGCATTACCTTGACTCTCCAACACAAATTTGGTACCCGACACAACCCCATATGTGGGAGAGACTCTCCTTTTCGATGTTTTGAAACTTAACGACGTAATGACCAAAACATAATGATCCGGGAATAGGATATAGTTGTGCGTACCCTCCACTGATGTCAAATATTCATTTGGATAGTCTATCACAAACTGCAGTAAAGAAAACTAATGTTAGTATACACTgagaaaataatagaaataatccaaatctaatatttaatgtatatataaagacTTCTTGACTCATTTGGctactaattttgttaataagttttGGCGTATCTAAAATTAGCAATTCAAGTATGCGAATGGACAATGAATATTAAGTTTAAGAGTTAATAAGATTTTAGGACCTCCTGTGTCTCTCCCTCCTTGTTCCCATGGTGACTTGTCACAACCTGTCCGTCTTTTTCATAGTCGGTGTCGATACTCCTTATAACAGTGCTAATAAAAGTAACAGACACCTTTCTTACACCGTCATAATTAGGACCATCATCCCAATATTCGCCTCCCCAACCACCTATGAGTTCTGACTTAGTAAGAGGAACTTTTGTGAAATATGCTCCGATGGAATTTAGGGCTTTCCCCGCGGATCCATGGAAACCAGTGATCATCTTGCCGCTTACCCCACCAagtgaaaattttgtattaccCTTTGGATATCCAATCACTTCAgatgttttcttgttggtttttgatagacaaataatatattttgttaacatcAAGAACCAGATCCCGTTCCTTCTTGATGAAAACGAGCACAATTATGATGCTTGGCGTGAGCTCCTTCTCATGCACTGTATGGCCTATGAAGTTTCCGGCCATATCGACGGCACATCCCAACCAGCCAACGCAAACGATGACGCCTGGATGAAACGAGATAATGTTGTCAAGCTTTGGCTTTATGGCACAATGACTCCGCAGCTGTTTCAACATTCCTTCCAAGCTGGCGGCACCGCCCGTGACCTATGGTTACGAGTTGAAAATCAGTTTCTCAACAACAAGGAGGCACGCGCAATTCAACTTGATAACGAATTGCGCACATTGGAGATCGGTGATCTAGGGGTCGCTGCCTATTGCCGGAAGATGAAATCAACAGCTGCTCTCCTTTCCAATGTCGGCTCTCCGATCACAGATCGCACTCTCGTTATGTACATCATCAATGGACTTAACGAGAAATTCGATAACATAATCAATGTTCTTAAACACAAGGATCCATTCCCATCGTTTGATACTGCCAAAACGATGCTTGAATGGGAGGAGAAGCGGCTTAAGAAGTCGCCCCGTGCCACAGCCTCCAATGTCGAatcgtcttcgtcttctacCGCTCTCACTGCTACCTCGACGCAGCAGAATCGAAATGGCTCGAACAGAGGACGCAACAACGGCAATCAGAGCGGAAATCGTCGTGGCGGTCGTGGATTCAACAGGGGCCGCGGCAATTCCTCACACCGAAGTTCCTGGGGTGCGTCATCCTATTggccaccaccaccgcctccttACTGGATGCACCCATACCAAGGTTGGCCGCAGGCCTCACCAACACCACCGGCCCCTCCTCGGCAGGCTAATTTGGTTGAGTTCAACCCGCTGCAagcatatacctcagactcggTTACAGCTCAACCAGGCTCCGACTGGTACATGGATTCGGGGGCATCATCCCATCTAGCCACTTCTGCAGGTATGCTTCAATCTAATCTTAAACATAGCACCACCGAGTCTGTCATTGTAGGAAACGGTTCTTCCATTCCTGTCACAACCATAGGTTCCACTTCTGTTCGATCAAACACCAAACCTCTGTTGCTTAACAATGTTCTCGTAACTCCGGATATTGTTAAAAATCTCATATCTGTTCGCAAATTCACTAAAGATAATTGGTGCTCAGTTGATTTTGACCCCTTTGGTTTTACTGTGAAGGACCTTCAAACACGGAAAGCCCTGCTCCGATGTGATAGCTCCGGAGACTTGTACTCTCTTCCGTCTTCGTTTAATAAAGTGCCGCCCATCTCTTCTGCTTTGTTGGCTTCTACGCCTGATCTTTGGCACAAAAGATTAGGGCACTCCAATGCTTTTTCTCTTAATTCCATTTTTCGTTCAAATCCGGGTTTATGTAATAAGGGAAGCCTTTCATCTTGTGAACCATGCTTTCTTGGGAAATCAATAAAATTGCCTTTTGTTCCTTCGCTATCAACGGTTTCAAAACCATTTGAGATTATACATTCAGACTTGTGGACATCGCCTGTTCTAAGCTTAAGTGGGATTCGATACTACGTTCTTTTTCTTGATCAATTTACTCACTACTTATGGGTTTATCCTCTTCGCCGTAAGAGTGAAGTTCTATCCAAGTTCCTTCACTTTTCTGCTTATGTTGAAACTCACTTTTCAGAGAAGATCAAAAATGTGCAATGTGATAATGGTGGAGAGTACAACAACAGTGAGTTCCACAAATATTGTGCTTCAAAAGGCATTTCTTTCCGATTTTCTTGTCCTCATACATCACAGCAGAACGGTCGATCCGAGAGAATGATTCGAACCATCAACAATGCGGTTCGAACACTCTTGTTTCAGGCTCGCCTCCCACAATCGTTTTGGGTTGAGGCTCTTCATGCTGCTGTACATGTCCTAAACCTCACTCCATCAAAAGCTGTTCGAAATCAAATTCCACATACTCTTCTCTTTCGCCAGAAACCTCCCTATGAACACTTACGTGTCTTCGGGTGTTTGTGCTATCCGAACCTCAACCACTCAAACCTACCGAAGCTTTCTCCTAGAACAACCCCGTGCCTCTTCCTTGGGTATCCTTCTCAACATCGTGGCTACCGTTGCTTGGActtaaaaaccaacaaaatcatcatctctCGCCATGTGTTTTTCGATGAGGAAAAGTTTCCCGGCGCCGTCTCATCTCTACCCACAAACACTTATCACTTCCTGGAAGTCACCGATGATCCATCTCCTCTGTTCCAAACGATCCTTCAAGCTCCGTTTCGACACACTTCTCCTCCACATATTCCTTCTAGAGCCCAAGCCCATAGGCCCGATCCAATGTTTAAAGCCCCATCTACTATACAAACTCGATCCAGATCAGGTATCTCTAAGCCTAAACAAATCTTTTCCCTTCTTGCCAAGACAAAATCGCCAATCCCTAAAAGCCATCTCCATGCTCTATCCGATCCTAACTGGAATCCCGCAATGACGGATGAACATGGTGCTATGATTAAGACTAAGACTTGGAGCTTAGTACCTAGGCCTCCTAATGTTAATATCGTCCGGTCCATGTGGCTCTTTAAACATAAATATGATGCTAATGGTGTTTTGTCTAGACATAAAGCACGGTTGGTGGCTAATGGAAATCACAGGAAGAAGGGGTAGATTTTACAGAGACGTTCAGCCCAGTTGTTAAACCGGCAACAATACGCACTGTTCTTAACGTCGGAGTCGCTTTGAACTGGCCAATTCATCAACTTGATGTCAAAAACGCTTTTCTCCAAGGCGATCTTGACGAAACGGTGTATATGCATCAACCGCCAGGCTTCGTGGATAAGATGCATCCGGGTTATGTTTGCAAGCTCAATAAAGCGATTTACGGCCTAAAGCAAGCCCCGAGGGCTTGGAACACGAAGTTCTCTTCATTTCTGAAACTGATGGGCTTTACGCAAAGTCGAGCCGACtcatctctttttattttcaggaAAAACAGAGACTTCGCATACCTTCTCCTCTACGTCGACGATATCCTGCTTACAGCGTCTTCCCAAGGTTTAATCCAACGGATCATCGCCAAGATGAAAACTGCCTTTCCGATGACAGATATGGGGAAACTTCATCATTTCTTGGGGATCAAGGCAGATTTCAATACCAAGGGACTCTTCTTGTCGCAGACTCTATATGCCGAGGATATCATTACACGAGCAGGGATGACAGATTGTAAGCCTCTCTCCACCCCTGTGGATCTGAAGTCTAAACTATCGATCGACGAAGGAGAACTTCTTGAAAATCCAACGGT
Coding sequences within:
- the LOC109128597 gene encoding jacalin-related lectin 9-like, which produces MVIIYIFIFLTSAFLDSNGFATAQKLDAIGGKGGKLWDDGGDHDNVAKVYIRGGLEGIQYIKFDYVKSGQSIDRSIHGVLGNGFTHMFEIDYQNSEHIVSVDGYYDKSGVMQALEIKTNKKTSEVIGYPKGNTKFSLGGVSGKMITGFHGSAGKALNSIGAYFTKVPLTKSELIGGWGGEYWDDGPNYDGVRKVSVTFISTVIRSIDTDYEKDGQVVTSHHGNKEGETQEFVIDYPNEYLTSVEGTHNYILFPDHYVLVITSLSFKTSKRRVSPTYGVVSGTKFVLESQGNAIVGFHGRDGGAFDAIGVYFSPI